One window from the genome of Eleginops maclovinus isolate JMC-PN-2008 ecotype Puerto Natales chromosome 15, JC_Emac_rtc_rv5, whole genome shotgun sequence encodes:
- the thbs1b gene encoding thrombospondin-1 translates to MKLTGIFLLLMCWTCEGARVAESRDDNSVYDLFELVKVPKKNHGVTQVKGDDPYSPAYKILNPDLIPPVPESAFRDLIDSIHAERGFLLLLNFKQFKRTRGSLLTVEKRDGSGPVFEIVSNGKANTLDIVFSTENKQQVVSIEDADLATGQWKNITLFVQEDRAQLYAGCEEVNTAELDAPIQSILTLETPASSQLRIGKGAVKDRFMGVLQNVRFVFGASLEAILRNKGCQSSTTDTLTLENLNGSSAIRTEYTGHKTKDLQMVCGFSCEDLIGMFKELKGLGVVVKELSNELRQLTDENKLIKNRIGIHSGVCIHNGIVHKNKDEWTVDDCTECTCQNSATVCRKISCPLISCANATIPDGECCPRCGTPSDYAEDGWSPWSEWTHCSVSCGRGIQQRGRSCDRINNNCEGTSVQTRDCYLQECDKRFKQDGNWSHWSPWSSCSVTCGAGVITRIRLCNSPTPQLGGKNCEGEGRQTEKCQKSPCPINGNWGPWAPWDTCTLTCGGGIQNRKRLCNDPEPKYGGKECVGIAKDTEMCNKKACPVDGCLSNPCFAGAKCTSLPDGSWKCGKCPAGYTGNGIKCKDVDECKEVPDTCFEFNGVHRCENTEPGYNCLPCPTRYSGPQPFGKGVEQAAAKKQVCTPRNPCLDGSHDCNKNARCNYLGHFADPMFRCECKPGYAGNGHICGEDTDLDGWPNADLVCVENATYHCKKDNCPNLPNSGQEDYDKDGIGDACDNDDDNDGIPDDRDNCPFVYNPRQYDYDRDDVGDRCDNCPYNSNPDQTDTDNNGEGDACAVDIDGDGIINEKDNCPHVYNVDQKDTDLDGVGDMCDNCPLEHNPDQVDSDDDRVGDKCDSNQDIDEDGHQNNLDNCPYIPNANQADHDKDGKGDACDHDDDNDGIPDDKDNCRLAFNPDQRDSDSDGRGDACKDDFDQDNVPDIYDVCPENFDISETDFRKFQMVPLDPKGTSQIDPNWVVRHQGKELVQTVNCDPGIAVGYHEFNSVDFSGTFFINTERDDDYAGFVFGYQSSSRFYVVMWKQITQTYWSNKPTKAQGYSGLSIKVVNSTTGPGEHLRNALWHTGNTPGQVRTLWHDPKNVGWKDFTAYRWHLIHRPRTGLIRVVMYEGKKIMADTGNIYDKTYAGGRLGLFVFSQEMVYFSDLKYECRDA, encoded by the exons ATGAAGTTGACTGggatatttttgcttttgatgtGTTGGACCTGCGAGGGTGCGCGAGTCGCAG AGAGTCGAGACGACAATAGCGTGTATGACTTGTTTGAGCTGGTCAAAGTCCCGAAGAAGAACCATGGGGTGACCCAGGTGAAAGGAGACGATCCGTACAGCCCCGCTTACAAGATCCTCAACCCGGACCTGATCCCCCCGGTCCCCGAGAGCGCCTTTAGGGACCTGATCGACTCCATCCACGCCGAGAGGGGgttcctcctcctgctcaaCTTCAAGCAGTTCAAGCGGACCAGGGGTAGCCTCCTGACCGTGGAGAAGCGTGACGGATCCGGACCCGTGTTTGAGATCGTCTCCAATGGAAAGGCGAACACCCTGGACATAGTTTTCTCCACCGAGAACAAGCAGCAGGTGGTTTCCATTGAAGATGCGGATCTGGCTACGGGGCAGTGGAAGAATATCACGCTGTTCGTGCAGGAGGACCGCGCGCAGCTGTACGCGGGATGCGAGGAGGTGAACACCGCGGAGCTGGATGCACCCATccagagcatcctgaccctggAGACCCCAGCCAGCTCCCAGCTCAGAATCGGCAAGGGAGCCGTGAAGGACAGGTTCATG GGGGTCCTACAAAACGTCCGGTTTGTGTTTGGAGCGTCACTGGAAGCGATCCTGCGCAACAAAGGATGTCAAAGCT CCACGACTGACACCCTGACCCTGGAGAACCTCAATGGATCCTCAGCCATCAGAACCGAGTACACTGGACACAAGACTAAAG ACCTGCAGatggtctgtggcttctcctGCGAAGACCTGATCGGCATGTTTAAGGAGCTGAAGGGCCTCGGTGTGGTGGTGAAGGAGCTGTCCAATGAACTCCGCCAGCTG ACGGATGAGAACAAGCTGATTAAGAACCGCATTGGCATCCACAGCGGAGTCTGCATCCACAACGGCATCGTGCACAAGAACAAAGACGAGTGGACCGTGGACGACTGCACCGAGTGCACTTGTCAG AACTCTGCTACCGTGTGCCGCAAGATCTCCTGCCCTCTGATCTCCTGTGCTAATGCTACTATTCCTGATGGGGAGTGCTGCCCTCGCTGTGGAACAC CGAGCGACTATGCAGAGGACGGCTGGTCGCCGTGGTCTGAATGGACCCATTGTTCCGTGTCATGTGGGCGGGGTATCCAGCAGCGTGGGCGCTCTTGCGACCGTATCAATAACAACTGCGAGGGCACCTCTGTGCAGACTCGCGACTGCTACCTCCAGGAGTGTGACAAGCGAT TCAAGCAGGACGGTAATTGGAGCCATTGGTCACCCTGGTCCTCCTGCTCCGTCACCTGTGGTGCTGGTGTCATCACCCGTATCCGCCTTTGCAACTCCCCCACCCCTCAGCTCGGAGGCAAGAACTGTGAGGGAGAAGGACGGCAAACTGAGAAGTGTCAGAAATCTCCTTGCCCAA TCAATGGTAACTGGGGACCCTGGGCTCCATGGGACACCTGTACTCTCACCTGTGGAGGCGGTATACAGAATCGGAAACGCCTGTGCAACGACCCCGAACCAAAATACGGTGGCAAAGAGTGCGTCGGTATTGCCAAAGACACCGAGATGTGCAACAAGAAAGCCTGCCCAGTTG ATGGGTGCCTGTCCAACCCCTGCTTTGCTGGAGCCAAGTGCACCAGTCTCCCTGATGGGTCCTGGAAGTGCGGAAAGTGCCCAGCTGGCTACACTGGCAATGGTATCAAGTGCAAAGATGTTGATGAG TGCAAGGAGGTCCCAGACACTTGCTTTGAGTTTAATGGCGTGCACCGCTGTGAGAACACCGAACCTGGCTACAACTGTCTGCCATGTCCTACTCGCTACTCAGGACCCCAGCCGTTTGGCAAAGGTGTTGAGCAGGCTGCTGCCAAGAAACAG GTGTGCACGCCCCGCAATCCCTGCCTCGATGGAAGCCACGACTGCAACAAAAACGCCCGTTGTAACTACCTTGGACATTTTGCCGATCCCATGTTCCGCTGTGAGTGCAAGCCCGGCTATGCTGGCAACGGCCATATCTGCGGAGAGGACACCGATCTGGATGGATGGCCCAACGCTGACTTGGTGTGTGTGGAGAACGCGACCTACCACTGCAAAAAG GACAACTGTCCAAACCTCCCAAACTCTGGGCAAGAAGACTACGATAAGGATGGCATTGGAGATGCCTGTGACAATGATGATGACAATGATGGCATTCCTGACGACAGG GACAACTGCCCATTTGTATACAACCCCAGGCAGTATGACTATGACCGCGATGACGTTGGTGACCGCTGCGACAACTGCCCTTACAACAGTAACCCAGACCAAACGGACACAGACAACAATGGAGAGGGAGACGCCTGCGCTGTGGACATTGATGGAGATG GCATAATAAATGAGAAGGACAACTGTCCCCATGTGTACAATGTCGACCAGAAAGACACAGATCTGGACGGAGTGGGAGACATGTGTGATAACTGCCCTCTGGAACATAATCCAGATCAG GTGGATTCAGATGATGACCGAGTGGGAGACAAGTGTGACAGCAACCAGGACATCGATGAAGACGGACACCAGAACAACCTGGACAACTGCCCATACATCCCCAACGCCAACCAGGCTGACCATGACAAGGATGGCAAGGGAGACGCCTGTGATCATGATGACGACAACGATGGCATCCCCGATGACAAGGACAACTGCAGACTGGCCTTCAACCCTGACCAACGGGACTCTGACA GTGATGGTCGTGGAGATGCTTGCAAAGACGACTTTGACCAAGACAACGTGCCTGACATCTACGACGTGTGCCCAGAGAACTTCGACATCAGTGAGACAGACTTCCGCAAATTCCAGATGGTTCCTCTTGACCCTAAAGGCACTTCCCAGATTGATCCCAACTGGGTCGTCCGCCATCAAGGCAAAGAGCTGGTTCAGACCGTCAACTGCGACCCTGGCATCGCTGTCG GTTATCATGAGTTCAATTCAGTGGACTTCAGCGGGACTTTCTTCATCAACACCGAGAGGGATGATGATTATGCCGGCTTCGTGTTTGGCTACCAGTCCAGTTCCAGGTTCTATGTGGTGATGTGGAAGCAGATTACACAGACATACTGGTCGAATAAACCCACCAAGGCCCAGGGCTACTCTGGCTTGTCCATTAAAGTGGTCAACTCCACCACCGGACCAGGAGAGCACCTCAGGAACGCCCTCTGGCACACAGGAAATACACCAGGACAG GTCCGCACTCTCTGGCACGACCCTAAGAATGTCGGATGGAAAGACTTCACCGCCTACAGATGGCATCTGATCCACAGGCCGAGAACAGGACTTATTAG AGTTGTGATGTACGAGGGCAAGAAGATCATGGCAGATACTGGTAACATCTATGACAAGACATATGCTGGCGGCAGACTAGGTCTTTTTGTGTTCTCACAAGAGATGGTATACTTCTCAGACCTCAAGTATGAATGCAGAG ATGCCTAA